The following coding sequences are from one Microbulbifer sp. TB1203 window:
- a CDS encoding tetratricopeptide repeat-containing glycosyltransferase family protein, with the protein MMKLQGIQKQKAKALSQHKSGAYKEAIALYREILANCPDDVDTLSNLGSAYRSIKRPEVAVLLYRRALELKETRGYRFNLANALKDLHRYPEAIETYRQLLLEEPGNYHYQFNLAVALRDSGDHRSALDVLSVMERRYPSDHSIRWEVAQNFLRLGDYRNGWRYFESRWKLGKISLPEMDVPVWRGELLEGKHLLVVAEQGYGDTLLMARYIPRLVASSCRVTLLCKPELHSLFSDSQISCVENHLEVPVVDYLVPIMSLPGLLDPDNQCTPEPFPFSVDGERAGYFERILRPSSERPNVGIVWSGSITFQNNHNRSMRFSRVLKLLSPLDIKLYSFQKGQPQGALRTADIGHAIVDVGDLCNDFSDTAAALQSMDFIVMTDSSLAHLAASLGKPVVNLLDSASYWLYGAEGSSSPWYSSMHLVRQRVPGSWDSLEEEFYEVIKNLMDSIGNRSGYLQARSTALH; encoded by the coding sequence ATGATGAAGTTACAGGGAATTCAAAAACAAAAGGCCAAGGCTCTGTCCCAGCACAAGAGCGGTGCTTATAAAGAAGCCATCGCACTTTACCGGGAAATCCTTGCGAACTGCCCCGACGATGTGGACACCCTATCGAACCTTGGATCCGCCTATCGGTCGATCAAGCGGCCAGAAGTCGCGGTGCTTCTCTACCGCAGGGCGCTTGAATTAAAGGAAACCCGAGGGTATCGGTTCAATTTGGCCAACGCCCTCAAGGATTTGCATCGCTACCCCGAAGCGATCGAAACCTACCGGCAATTGTTGTTGGAGGAGCCAGGTAATTACCACTATCAATTCAATCTCGCTGTCGCTCTTCGGGACAGTGGTGATCACCGAAGCGCGCTGGATGTTTTGTCCGTTATGGAAAGGCGGTATCCGTCAGATCATTCCATCCGTTGGGAGGTGGCACAGAATTTCCTGAGGCTGGGGGATTATCGCAACGGCTGGCGTTATTTCGAGTCCCGTTGGAAACTGGGCAAAATTTCCCTGCCCGAGATGGATGTGCCGGTTTGGCGCGGCGAGCTGCTGGAGGGGAAACACCTGCTGGTAGTAGCCGAACAGGGTTATGGGGATACGTTGCTGATGGCGCGCTATATTCCTCGTCTGGTTGCGTCTTCCTGCCGAGTAACCTTGTTATGCAAACCGGAATTGCACAGTCTTTTCAGTGACTCGCAGATATCCTGTGTCGAAAACCACCTGGAAGTTCCGGTTGTGGATTACCTGGTCCCGATCATGAGCCTGCCGGGCTTGCTGGACCCGGACAATCAATGCACTCCCGAGCCTTTTCCGTTTTCGGTGGACGGTGAAAGGGCAGGGTATTTCGAGCGTATTTTGCGCCCGTCTTCTGAGCGGCCGAATGTCGGTATCGTCTGGTCGGGCAGTATCACCTTTCAGAACAATCACAACCGCTCTATGCGGTTCAGCCGAGTGTTGAAGCTCCTGAGCCCGCTGGATATCAAGTTATACAGCTTCCAGAAAGGTCAGCCCCAGGGAGCACTGCGGACCGCTGATATCGGGCATGCGATTGTCGATGTGGGCGATCTGTGCAACGATTTTTCCGATACCGCGGCCGCCTTGCAGTCGATGGACTTTATCGTGATGACGGACAGCAGCCTCGCCCACCTGGCGGCGAGCCTGGGAAAGCCCGTCGTCAATCTGCTGGACTCCGCCAGCTATTGGTTGTATGGCGCAGAAGGCTCGAGCAGCCCATGGTATTCCTCGATGCATCTGGTTCGACAAAGAGTTCCCGGAAGCTGGGATTCCCTGGAAGAGGAATTTTATGAAGTGATTAAAAACTTGATGGACTCCATCGGCAATCGGTCGGGGTATCTGCAGGCGCGCTCTACGGCCCTTCATTGA
- a CDS encoding methyltransferase domain-containing protein produces MREAVQDYYGRQLQSSDDLKTTACCDASAVPEWLKPLLAKIHPEVLTRYYGCGLVCPPLLEGCRVLDLGCGSGRDVYALAQLVGPEGLVVGVDMTPEQLAVAERHRDHHAREFGFDNVRFLHGYIEQLEQLDLEPGSFDVIVSNCVVNLSPDKDAVLRGVHRLLKEGGEFYFSDVYADRRVPEAVREDPVLYGECLGGALYWNDFLRLAQRSGFIDPRLAEDRPLEITDPELAARTRSLRFFSATYRLFKLDALESDCEDYGQAVIYRGTVPNFPHQLPLDKHHLIETGRVFPVCGNTWRMLSDTRFADHFEFIGDFSRHYGLFEGCGGGLPFDTTANNSGEAPCC; encoded by the coding sequence ATGCGCGAAGCAGTACAGGACTACTACGGCCGCCAGCTGCAAAGTTCCGACGACCTGAAAACCACCGCCTGTTGCGATGCCAGCGCGGTGCCGGAATGGCTGAAGCCACTGCTCGCCAAGATCCACCCGGAAGTGCTTACCCGCTACTACGGCTGCGGCCTGGTCTGCCCGCCGCTGCTCGAGGGCTGCCGGGTACTGGACCTGGGCTGCGGCTCCGGCCGCGACGTCTACGCGCTGGCGCAACTGGTCGGCCCCGAAGGCCTGGTGGTGGGGGTGGATATGACCCCGGAACAGCTGGCAGTGGCGGAACGCCACCGCGACCACCATGCGCGGGAGTTCGGCTTCGACAATGTGCGCTTCCTGCACGGCTATATCGAACAACTGGAGCAACTGGACCTGGAGCCCGGCAGCTTCGATGTGATTGTCTCCAACTGCGTGGTCAACCTGTCGCCGGACAAGGACGCGGTGTTGCGCGGCGTGCACCGGCTGCTCAAGGAAGGCGGCGAATTCTATTTCTCCGATGTCTACGCCGATCGCCGGGTGCCCGAGGCCGTGCGGGAGGACCCGGTGCTCTACGGCGAGTGCCTGGGCGGCGCCCTCTACTGGAACGACTTCCTGCGCCTGGCCCAGCGAAGCGGCTTTATCGACCCGCGCCTGGCGGAAGACCGGCCGCTGGAAATCACCGACCCGGAACTAGCCGCGCGCACCCGCAGCCTGCGTTTTTTCTCCGCCACCTACCGCCTGTTCAAACTGGACGCCCTGGAGAGCGACTGTGAGGACTACGGCCAGGCGGTGATCTACCGCGGTACAGTGCCCAACTTCCCCCACCAGCTCCCTCTGGACAAACACCACCTGATCGAAACCGGACGGGTGTTCCCTGTATGCGGCAATACCTGGCGTATGCTGAGCGATACCCGCTTTGCCGATCACTTCGAATTTATCGGCGATTTCAGCCGGCACTACGGCCTGTTCGAGGGCTGCGGCGGTGGCCTGCCTTTCGATACCACTGCAAATAATTCCGGGGAAGCGCCCTGCTGCTGA